The following coding sequences lie in one Pseudomonas monsensis genomic window:
- the accD gene encoding acetyl-CoA carboxylase, carboxyltransferase subunit beta — protein MSNWLVDKLIPSIMRSEVKKSSVPEGLWHKCPSCEAVLYRPELEKTLDVCPKCNHHMRIGARARIDIFLDAEGRNELGADLEPVDRLKFRDGKKYKDRLVAAQKQTGEKDALISVSGTLLGMPVVVSAFEFSFMGGSMGAIVGERFVRAANYALEHRCPMICFAASGGARMQEALISLMQMAKTSAVLARLREEGIPFISVLTDPVYGGVSASLAMLGDVIVGEPKALIGFAGPRVIEQTVREKLPEGFQRSEFLLEHGAIDLIIDRRELRPRLGNLLAQLTGQPTPTYVAAPVEPIVVPPVPANV, from the coding sequence ATGAGCAACTGGTTAGTAGACAAACTGATCCCTTCGATCATGCGTTCCGAGGTCAAGAAGAGCTCGGTGCCGGAAGGTCTGTGGCACAAATGCCCGTCTTGCGAGGCTGTGCTGTATCGTCCGGAGCTGGAAAAGACCCTGGACGTTTGCCCGAAATGCAACCATCACATGCGCATCGGCGCACGTGCGCGCATCGACATCTTCCTCGATGCCGAAGGTCGCAACGAACTGGGCGCCGATCTGGAGCCGGTTGACCGTCTGAAATTCCGCGACGGCAAAAAGTACAAGGACCGTCTGGTCGCTGCACAGAAGCAGACCGGCGAGAAAGACGCGTTGATCTCCGTCAGCGGCACCCTGCTGGGTATGCCGGTGGTGGTTTCGGCGTTTGAATTCAGCTTCATGGGCGGCTCGATGGGTGCCATCGTCGGTGAGCGCTTCGTGCGCGCTGCCAACTACGCCTTGGAACACCGTTGCCCGATGATCTGCTTCGCCGCTTCCGGTGGTGCGCGCATGCAGGAAGCGCTGATCTCGCTGATGCAGATGGCGAAGACCTCGGCCGTGCTGGCACGTCTGCGCGAAGAAGGCATTCCGTTCATCTCGGTACTGACCGACCCGGTCTACGGTGGGGTTTCCGCCAGTCTGGCAATGCTTGGCGACGTTATCGTCGGTGAGCCGAAAGCCCTGATCGGCTTCGCCGGTCCGCGTGTGATCGAACAGACCGTGCGTGAAAAACTGCCGGAAGGCTTCCAGCGCAGCGAGTTCCTGCTGGAGCACGGCGCCATCGACCTGATCATTGATCGTCGTGAGCTGCGTCCGCGTCTGGGCAATCTGCTGGCGCAACTGACCGGCCAGCCGACACCGACCTACGTCGCCGCACCAGTCGAGCCAATCGTGGTTCCGCCGGTGCCTGCCAACGTATGA
- a CDS encoding phosphoribosylanthranilate isomerase, protein MSAVRSKICGITRIEDALAAVEAGADAIGFVFYAKSPRAVNVQQARAIIRALPPFVTTVGLFVNASRCELGEILDAVPLDLLQFHGDESAEACEEWRRPYIKALRVKAGDDIAAAVAAYPGASGVLLDTYVEGVPGGTGEAFDWSLIPPDLSKPLILAGGLTPENVADAVARVRPYAVDVSGGVEASKGIKDHAKIRAFIAAARKAPY, encoded by the coding sequence ATGTCAGCCGTTCGCAGCAAGATCTGCGGGATTACCCGCATAGAGGATGCGTTGGCAGCGGTCGAAGCCGGGGCTGACGCCATTGGTTTCGTGTTTTATGCCAAGAGTCCGCGAGCGGTGAACGTGCAGCAGGCGAGGGCGATCATCCGTGCCCTGCCGCCATTCGTGACCACTGTCGGCCTGTTCGTCAACGCCAGTCGCTGCGAGCTGGGGGAAATCCTCGACGCCGTACCGCTGGACCTGTTGCAGTTCCATGGCGATGAAAGCGCTGAAGCCTGCGAAGAATGGCGTCGGCCTTATATCAAGGCGTTGCGGGTCAAGGCCGGCGATGACATTGCTGCAGCCGTTGCTGCTTACCCGGGTGCCAGTGGCGTACTGCTCGACACTTATGTCGAGGGTGTGCCCGGCGGAACCGGTGAGGCCTTCGACTGGTCTCTGATTCCGCCGGATTTGAGCAAACCACTGATTCTGGCGGGTGGCCTGACGCCGGAAAACGTCGCCGACGCCGTGGCCCGGGTGAGGCCCTACGCGGTCGACGTCAGCGGTGGGGTAGAGGCGAGCAAGGGTATCAAGGATCATGCGAAGATCCGGGCGTTCATCGCCGCTGCACGCAAAGCGCCATATTGA
- the purF gene encoding amidophosphoribosyltransferase, with amino-acid sequence MCGIVGIVGKSNVNQALYDALTVLQHRGQDAAGIVTSHDGRLFLRKDNGLVRDVFQQRHMQRLVGHMGIGHVRYPTAGSSTSAEAQPFYVNSPYGITLAHNGNLTNVEQLAKEIYESDLRHVNTSSDSEVLLNVFAHELAQRGKLQPTEEDVFAAVTDVHNRCVGGYAVVAMVTGYGIVGFRDPHGIRPIVFGQRHTDEGVEYMIASESVSLDVLGFTLIRDLAPGEAVYITEDGKLHTRQCATNPSLTPCIFEHVYLARPDSIIDGVSVYKARLRMGEKLAEKILRERPEHDIDVVIPIPDTSRTAALELANHLGVKFREGFVKNRYIGRTFIMPGQAARKKSVRQKLNAIELEFRGKNVMLVDDSIVRGTTCKQIIQMAREAGAKNVYFCSAAPAVRFPNVYGIDMPSAHELIAHNRSTQDVADLIGADWLIYQDLPDLIEAVGGGKIKIEHFDCAVFDGKYVTGDVDEAYLNKIEQARNDASKVKTQAVSAIIDLYNN; translated from the coding sequence ATGTGTGGCATCGTCGGTATCGTCGGTAAGTCGAACGTCAATCAGGCGCTGTATGACGCGCTAACCGTGCTCCAGCACCGCGGCCAGGACGCTGCCGGTATCGTGACCAGCCATGATGGCCGGTTGTTCCTGCGCAAGGACAATGGCCTGGTGCGTGACGTGTTTCAACAACGTCACATGCAGCGTCTGGTCGGCCATATGGGTATCGGCCACGTCCGCTACCCGACTGCGGGCAGCTCGACTTCGGCCGAAGCCCAACCGTTTTACGTCAACTCGCCTTACGGCATTACCCTGGCGCATAACGGTAACCTGACCAACGTTGAGCAGTTGGCCAAAGAGATCTACGAATCCGACCTGCGTCACGTCAACACCAGTTCCGACTCGGAAGTGCTGCTGAACGTGTTCGCCCACGAGTTGGCCCAGCGCGGCAAGCTGCAGCCGACCGAAGAAGACGTGTTTGCCGCCGTGACCGACGTGCATAACCGTTGCGTGGGTGGTTACGCCGTCGTGGCAATGGTGACCGGTTACGGCATCGTCGGTTTCCGCGATCCGCACGGCATTCGCCCGATCGTGTTCGGCCAGCGTCACACCGACGAAGGCGTCGAGTACATGATCGCGTCCGAAAGCGTTTCGCTGGACGTGCTCGGTTTCACCCTGATTCGCGACCTGGCCCCGGGCGAAGCGGTCTACATCACTGAAGACGGCAAGCTGCACACCCGTCAATGTGCGACCAACCCGTCCCTGACCCCGTGCATCTTCGAACACGTCTACCTGGCGCGCCCGGACTCGATCATCGACGGCGTATCTGTGTACAAGGCCCGTCTGCGCATGGGCGAGAAGCTTGCCGAGAAGATCCTGCGCGAGCGTCCAGAGCACGACATCGACGTGGTCATCCCGATTCCGGACACCAGCCGTACTGCTGCGCTGGAGCTGGCCAACCACCTGGGCGTGAAATTCCGCGAAGGTTTCGTCAAGAACCGTTACATCGGTCGCACCTTCATCATGCCGGGCCAGGCGGCTCGCAAGAAGTCGGTTCGTCAAAAGCTCAACGCCATCGAGCTGGAATTCCGCGGCAAGAATGTGATGCTGGTCGACGACTCGATCGTGCGCGGCACCACCTGCAAGCAGATCATCCAGATGGCCCGTGAAGCCGGCGCGAAAAACGTCTACTTCTGCTCGGCGGCGCCGGCAGTACGCTTCCCGAACGTGTATGGCATCGACATGCCAAGCGCTCACGAGCTGATCGCCCACAACCGTTCGACCCAGGACGTGGCGGATCTGATCGGCGCTGACTGGCTGATCTATCAGGACCTGCCTGACTTGATCGAAGCGGTCGGCGGCGGCAAGATCAAGATCGAGCACTTCGATTGCGCGGTGTTCGACGGCAAGTACGTCACCGGCGACGTCGACGAGGCTTACCTGAACAAGATCGAGCAGGCGCGCAACGATGCCTCCAAGGTCAAGACCCAGGCAGTCAGTGCGATCATTGATCTGTACAACAACTGA
- a CDS encoding SDR family oxidoreductase, giving the protein MIELSTPTAGTHGRVALVTGAARGIGLGIAAWLISEGWQVVLTDLDRVRGSKVAKVLGENAWFIAMDVAEESQVALGVAEVLGQFGRLDALVCNAAVADPHNITLESLDLAYWNRVLAVNLSGPMLLAKHCAPYLRAHNGSIVNLASTRAGQSEPDTEAYAASKGGLLALTHALAISLGPEIRVNAVSPGWIDARDPSARRAEPLADTDHAQHPAGRVGTVEDVAAMVAWLLSRNAGFVTGQEFVVDGGMTKKMIYTD; this is encoded by the coding sequence GTGATCGAGTTGTCCACGCCGACAGCGGGTACTCATGGTCGCGTGGCGCTGGTCACCGGTGCTGCGCGCGGGATTGGCCTGGGCATTGCGGCCTGGCTGATCAGCGAAGGCTGGCAAGTGGTGCTGACCGACCTGGATCGGGTGCGCGGTTCGAAAGTGGCGAAGGTGCTTGGCGAGAACGCCTGGTTTATCGCCATGGATGTCGCGGAGGAGAGTCAGGTCGCACTCGGCGTGGCTGAGGTGCTGGGGCAGTTTGGTCGTCTCGACGCGCTGGTGTGCAACGCGGCGGTGGCTGATCCGCACAACATCACCCTGGAAAGCCTCGACCTGGCTTACTGGAATCGGGTGCTGGCGGTGAACCTCAGTGGGCCGATGCTGCTGGCCAAGCATTGCGCGCCCTATCTGCGTGCGCATAACGGCTCGATCGTCAATCTGGCCTCGACCCGGGCGGGGCAGTCCGAGCCGGATACCGAGGCCTATGCGGCGAGCAAGGGCGGGCTGTTGGCGCTGACGCATGCGCTGGCGATCAGCCTCGGGCCGGAAATTCGTGTGAACGCGGTCAGTCCGGGCTGGATTGATGCGCGTGATCCGTCGGCGCGGCGGGCCGAACCTCTGGCTGATACCGATCATGCCCAGCATCCGGCGGGCAGGGTGGGGACGGTCGAGGATGTCGCGGCGATGGTGGCGTGGCTGCTGTCGAGAAATGCCGGGTTTGTCACCGGGCAGGAATTCGTCGTCGATGGCGGCATGACGAAAAAGATGATTTACACGGACTAA
- the folC gene encoding bifunctional tetrahydrofolate synthase/dihydrofolate synthase: protein MTERTLGEWLAYLEQLHPSAIDMGLERSQQVASRMGLGQPAPRVITVTGTNGKGSTCAFVASLLRAQGLSVGVYNSPHLLRYNERVQLNGVEATDAQLCEAFAAVEAGRGDTSLTYFEMGTLAAFWLFQQAGLNAVVLEVGLGGRLDTVNVVDADMALVTSIGVDHADYLGDTRESVAFEKAGIFRQGKPALCGDLNPPQPLLDKARELACPFFLRGRDFDLGVTDQHWQWRGTDAQGRVVELRDLPLLDLPMENAALALQAYLLLGLPWDAGQIVAALQATRVVGRLDRRSFEWNGKRLNVLLDVGHNPHAAEYLARRLASRPPVGKRLAVFGLLADKDLDGVVGELSASVEHWAVAPLDSPRARPVAELHAALQNLGASVTSYDSVAAALEGQCAVATGDDEILLFGSFYCVAEALEWLARRSTEEAANGFAG from the coding sequence ATGACCGAGCGCACCCTTGGCGAGTGGCTCGCCTACCTTGAGCAGTTGCATCCGTCAGCCATCGACATGGGGCTGGAACGTTCGCAACAGGTAGCGTCCCGCATGGGGCTGGGCCAGCCGGCGCCTCGGGTGATTACGGTCACCGGCACCAACGGCAAGGGTTCGACCTGCGCGTTCGTGGCTTCATTGCTGCGGGCGCAGGGTCTGAGCGTTGGTGTCTACAATTCCCCGCACCTGCTGCGTTACAACGAGCGGGTGCAGCTCAATGGCGTCGAAGCCACTGACGCCCAGCTCTGCGAAGCCTTCGCGGCCGTTGAGGCGGGGCGTGGCGACACTTCCCTGACTTATTTCGAAATGGGCACCCTGGCGGCGTTCTGGCTGTTTCAGCAGGCCGGGCTGAATGCGGTGGTCCTGGAAGTAGGGCTGGGCGGGCGTCTGGACACGGTCAACGTGGTGGACGCCGATATGGCGCTGGTGACCAGTATCGGCGTCGACCACGCCGATTATCTGGGTGATACCCGCGAGTCCGTGGCCTTCGAAAAGGCCGGAATTTTCCGTCAGGGCAAACCTGCCCTGTGTGGCGACCTCAATCCTCCGCAACCGCTGCTCGACAAGGCGCGCGAACTGGCGTGCCCGTTCTTCCTGCGCGGGCGAGACTTCGATCTTGGCGTTACCGATCAGCACTGGCAGTGGCGCGGTACCGACGCGCAAGGCCGGGTCGTTGAGTTGCGCGATTTGCCCTTGCTCGATCTGCCGATGGAAAACGCAGCGTTGGCGTTGCAGGCGTATCTGCTGCTCGGGCTGCCGTGGGATGCCGGGCAGATCGTGGCTGCCTTGCAGGCGACTCGTGTGGTTGGCCGTCTGGATCGCCGCTCGTTCGAATGGAATGGCAAGCGCCTGAATGTATTGCTGGATGTGGGGCACAATCCCCATGCCGCCGAGTATCTGGCTCGTCGTCTGGCCTCCCGGCCGCCGGTCGGCAAGCGTCTGGCGGTGTTCGGGCTGCTGGCGGACAAGGATCTGGATGGTGTTGTCGGCGAATTGAGTGCTAGTGTCGAGCACTGGGCGGTTGCGCCGCTGGATTCGCCGCGTGCTCGCCCGGTGGCTGAATTACACGCTGCCTTGCAGAACCTTGGCGCATCCGTCACGTCTTACGACAGTGTCGCCGCCGCCCTGGAAGGGCAATGTGCAGTGGCAACCGGCGACGACGAGATTCTGTTGTTCGGATCATTTTATTGTGTCGCCGAGGCCCTTGAATGGCTGGCCCGGCGCTCCACGGAGGAAGCGGCAAATGGCTTTGCTGGATAA
- a CDS encoding SPOR domain-containing protein yields MALLDKAYKQRMVGALVLVALAVIFLPMLFSRQDEQRQVVVEAPAAPQASAMPQVQMEQVAVPEPQTLPQEPVPTDEEVAEETAPAAPIAPAASVPAAPIAIAKPAAPPAVAKPIPAPAQPIAAPAAKPDTTQSRVDANGLSVSWSVQLASLSSRASAESLQKTLRSQGYNAYIRSADGKNRVFVGPLIERAEADRLRDLLSRQQNLKGFVVRFQPERG; encoded by the coding sequence ATGGCTTTGCTGGATAAAGCGTACAAGCAGCGCATGGTCGGCGCCCTGGTGCTGGTGGCGCTGGCGGTGATTTTCCTGCCGATGCTGTTTTCCCGTCAGGATGAGCAGCGCCAGGTGGTCGTCGAGGCGCCGGCCGCTCCGCAAGCATCTGCCATGCCGCAGGTGCAAATGGAGCAGGTGGCGGTGCCGGAGCCGCAGACCTTGCCGCAAGAACCGGTGCCAACCGATGAAGAAGTTGCAGAAGAGACTGCGCCTGCAGCTCCGATTGCCCCGGCTGCATCGGTACCGGCGGCTCCCATAGCCATCGCCAAACCGGCTGCGCCGCCAGCGGTGGCCAAGCCGATTCCGGCACCTGCCCAGCCTATCGCTGCGCCTGCAGCCAAGCCTGACACCACGCAAAGCCGCGTCGATGCCAATGGTCTGTCGGTGAGCTGGTCGGTGCAACTGGCCAGTCTGTCGAGCCGCGCCAGCGCCGAGAGCCTGCAGAAAACCCTGCGCAGCCAAGGCTATAACGCCTACATCCGCTCTGCCGATGGCAAGAATCGGGTGTTTGTCGGGCCGCTGATCGAACGTGCCGAAGCCGATCGTCTGCGCGATCTGTTGAGTCGTCAGCAGAACCTCAAGGGTTTTGTCGTGCGCTTCCAGCCCGAGCGCGGTTAA
- the truA gene encoding tRNA pseudouridine(38-40) synthase TruA, with protein sequence MAPAGFYRVALGVEYKGSRYSGWQRQLTGVATVQEELEKALSKVANSPISLQCAGRTDAGVHACGQVVHFDTPVERSLKAWVMGANINLPHDISVSWAKVMPAHFHARFKAIARRYRYVIYNDQIRPAHLNEEITWNHRPLDVERMAEAAQYLIGTHDFSAFRAGQCQAKSPIKKMHHLRVTRHGKMIVLDIRANAFLHHMVRNIAGVLMTIGAGERPVEWMKEVLESRERRSGGVTAHPYGLYLVQVEYHDEFPLPERFVGPHFLTGFSELDG encoded by the coding sequence ATGGCCCCCGCCGGCTTTTACCGCGTCGCGCTGGGCGTTGAGTACAAAGGCTCGCGCTACAGCGGCTGGCAGCGTCAGTTGACAGGTGTGGCAACGGTTCAGGAAGAACTCGAAAAAGCGCTGTCGAAAGTCGCCAACTCACCGATTTCGCTGCAATGCGCCGGGCGCACCGATGCTGGCGTGCATGCCTGCGGGCAAGTGGTGCATTTCGACACGCCGGTCGAGCGTTCACTGAAGGCCTGGGTCATGGGGGCCAACATCAATTTGCCCCATGACATCAGTGTCAGCTGGGCCAAAGTCATGCCGGCGCATTTCCATGCGCGCTTCAAGGCCATCGCCCGGCGTTACCGCTATGTGATCTACAACGATCAGATCCGCCCGGCGCATCTGAACGAAGAAATCACCTGGAACCACCGTCCGCTCGACGTCGAGCGCATGGCCGAGGCCGCGCAGTACCTGATCGGTACTCATGATTTCAGTGCGTTCCGCGCCGGCCAGTGTCAGGCCAAGTCGCCCATCAAGAAGATGCATCACCTGCGCGTCACCCGTCACGGCAAGATGATCGTGCTCGACATCCGCGCCAATGCGTTTCTCCATCACATGGTGCGCAACATTGCCGGGGTCTTGATGACCATTGGTGCCGGCGAGCGGCCGGTGGAGTGGATGAAGGAAGTGCTGGAAAGTCGCGAGCGCCGTTCCGGCGGCGTCACTGCGCATCCGTATGGCCTCTATCTGGTGCAGGTCGAGTACCACGACGAATTCCCGTTGCCCGAGCGTTTTGTCGGGCCACATTTCCTTACGGGTTTCTCCGAACTTGACGGCTGA
- a CDS encoding CvpA family protein — protein MPFTWVDWAIVAIIAISALISLSRGFVKEALSLVTWIIAGVVAWMFGGSLSEYLAGYIETPSARVIAGCAIMFVATLIVGAMINYLIGELVRVTGLSGTDRFLGMAFGAARGVLLVVVAVGLLSLGPVQQDGWWKESQLVPKFLLVADWSKNLILGWSSQWLASGISVPADIPFKEQLLPSAKTPQ, from the coding sequence GTGCCATTTACCTGGGTTGACTGGGCGATCGTTGCAATCATCGCCATCTCCGCTTTGATCAGTTTGAGCCGCGGCTTCGTCAAGGAAGCATTATCGCTGGTGACCTGGATCATCGCAGGAGTCGTTGCCTGGATGTTCGGTGGCTCACTGTCCGAGTACCTCGCCGGATACATCGAAACCCCATCGGCTCGCGTGATCGCGGGCTGTGCCATCATGTTTGTCGCCACACTGATCGTGGGCGCAATGATCAATTATCTTATCGGCGAGTTGGTTCGCGTCACCGGGTTGTCCGGGACCGATCGATTCCTCGGCATGGCCTTCGGTGCAGCGCGTGGCGTGTTGCTGGTGGTCGTGGCAGTCGGGCTGTTGAGCCTGGGGCCGGTACAGCAGGACGGGTGGTGGAAAGAATCACAGCTCGTGCCAAAGTTTCTATTGGTCGCCGACTGGTCCAAAAACCTGATTCTCGGGTGGAGCAGTCAGTGGCTTGCCAGCGGAATCAGCGTACCCGCTGATATTCCGTTCAAGGAGCAACTCTTGCCGTCGGCCAAAACGCCACAGTGA
- a CDS encoding O-succinylhomoserine sulfhydrylase has product MSQEWDAGRLDSDLEGVAFDTLAVRAGQHRTPEGEHGDPMFFTSSYVFRTAADAAARFAGEVPGNVYSRYTNPTVRAFEERIAALESAEQAVATATGMAAIMAVVMSLCSAGDHVLVSRSVFGSTISLFEKYFKRFGVEVDYVPLADLSAWDAAIKSNTRLLFVESPSNPLAELVDIPALAEIAHAKGAMLVVDNCFCTPALQQPLKMGADIVVHSATKFIDGQGRCMGGVVAGRSEQMKEVVGFLRTAGPTLSPFNAWIFLKGLETLNLRMKAHCANAQQLAEWLEQQEGVEKVHYAGLKSHPQHELAQRQQKGFGAVVSFEVKGGKEGAWRFIDATRLISITANLGDSKTTITHPSTTSHGRLAPQEREAAGIRDSLIRIAVGLEDVADLQADLARGLAAL; this is encoded by the coding sequence ATGAGTCAGGAATGGGATGCCGGTCGGCTGGACAGCGACCTCGAAGGCGTAGCGTTCGACACCCTGGCCGTACGTGCCGGTCAGCACCGCACGCCGGAAGGCGAACACGGTGATCCGATGTTCTTCACGTCCAGCTACGTGTTCCGCACCGCCGCCGACGCGGCCGCGCGGTTTGCCGGGGAAGTGCCGGGCAACGTTTACTCGCGTTACACCAACCCGACCGTGCGCGCGTTCGAAGAGCGCATTGCCGCGCTGGAAAGCGCTGAGCAGGCCGTTGCGACCGCAACCGGCATGGCCGCGATCATGGCGGTGGTGATGAGCCTGTGCAGTGCCGGTGATCATGTGCTGGTTTCGCGCAGTGTGTTCGGTTCGACCATCAGCCTGTTCGAGAAGTACTTCAAGCGTTTCGGTGTGGAAGTCGATTACGTGCCTTTGGCTGACCTGTCGGCCTGGGATGCGGCGATCAAGTCCAACACCAGACTGCTCTTTGTCGAGTCGCCCTCCAACCCGTTGGCCGAGTTGGTCGACATCCCCGCGCTGGCGGAAATCGCGCACGCCAAAGGCGCAATGCTGGTGGTCGACAACTGCTTCTGCACGCCTGCGCTGCAGCAGCCGCTGAAAATGGGGGCGGACATTGTCGTGCACTCGGCGACCAAGTTCATCGACGGCCAGGGCCGTTGCATGGGCGGGGTGGTGGCCGGTCGCAGCGAGCAAATGAAAGAGGTGGTTGGCTTCCTGCGCACCGCCGGGCCGACCCTGAGCCCGTTCAACGCGTGGATCTTCCTCAAAGGCCTGGAAACCCTGAATCTGCGGATGAAGGCGCACTGCGCCAACGCCCAGCAACTGGCTGAATGGCTGGAGCAACAGGAGGGTGTCGAGAAAGTCCATTACGCCGGGCTCAAGAGCCATCCGCAGCACGAACTGGCCCAGCGTCAGCAGAAGGGCTTTGGTGCGGTGGTGAGTTTCGAGGTCAAGGGTGGCAAAGAGGGTGCCTGGCGCTTTATCGACGCGACCCGATTGATTTCGATCACGGCCAACCTCGGCGACAGCAAAACCACCATTACTCATCCGAGCACGACCTCTCACGGCCGTCTGGCGCCGCAGGAGCGCGAAGCCGCGGGGATTCGTGACAGCCTGATCCGCATTGCGGTCGGTCTGGAAGATGTCGCCGACCTGCAGGCCGACCTGGCGCGCGGTCTGGCGGCGCTGTGA